GGTGAATCCCACATTGCGGTTTCAACCTCAACCCTTTCAGATAAAAGAAAAGTTGATAGAAATCCGATTCCGAATTCTGAAACAGGAGCAAAGTCAATGTTATGCTTTCTTAATTGAGTTCTATGAGCATTAAATTCATTTGATGAGTAATATGAGCTCCCCACATTTAAAAACCATTTTTCTAGTACATATTTGTCCATTCCTACTCCCTTGTCCAAAACTGTTAATCTAGGCAGTGGATGATCCTTTGTTCCTTCCTCATATCTAATAATAATTTTTCCTGCATTACCCCTTTTATAGTATTTATCGTGTAGCTCCATATACGAATCTTGTAGCAAACACGCATCAACAGCATTTTGAATAAGCTCTCTTATTGCAACAATTGGCTTACTGTAAATCCCTTTTCCCATAAGTAGTTGGTAGATGCGGTTCTGATCTAATTGAAAATTATAGGGCGCATAACTATATCCATTCTCAACTAATTTAGCCTCTACTTTATCTGGTAATGCGAAAGGCCATGGACGATGCATAGACTCAAAAGTTTGTCTCGTAAACAGAATTTCACTTTGAATATCCGAACAGAATTGAATAATTCCATGGTGGACGATATGACTACTGCAATGCCCACGGTAAACAGTACAATAATCTCCAACTTCCCAGTTAGAAATAGCAAGATGTTTACTCCATTCGAACACAGAGCGACTTTCCAGTATAGATAAGGTTTCAGGTAATAGGTAATGAAATAATACTGCTGGCGTCCTTTCACGATCAAAATCCATGATATCTGCCAACCTCAATGCTGCTGCCACTAATTGAAGATCAACGTTTGCGCATCCAACTGGATACATCTCTGAAAATCGAAGTACACCGGGATTGTGTTCTTCATGTTCAACAAGAACGCTTGCAGGTTGATTGTGACTTACACAAATATCAATTAACTTATTAAGAAAAGAAACTCCGTCAAAAGTTAATGAAGTTTTAATGTCGGGTAAACTTGCTTCGTTAAGCAAATGCAATCTTTGGAGTTCATTAATTAGCTCTGTATATCTCTCGGTTAATCCATGACGCTCTCGTGTATCTAAACAGAGCAGTGCTTCTTCCGCCACTAAAAGTTTCTCTTGGGCGATTCTGCGATCTGTTTCTGACAGATTAATATCTCCAATATTTTGACGAAGTATCTCCATATTATTCTGTTCTTGTGGAGACAGTCTGTCCCACAAATCTGAATTGCTATCTAATCTTGCTGCTCTATCATTTTCGCTCAAAGCCATTCCTAAATCATGGAAAAATGCAGAAGCGGTCATTAGTGCAATTTCAGGCGGCGTCAACATTTGCCTTCTTGAAGGAGCAATAAGATTCCACATTAAATGGGCGACTTTTAACCCATGGTTTTCATCATGCATAGTGAAAAATTTCATTTCTTGAGAATTGGTACGATTAAGAATTGGTAAAAATGATATAGATATTAGTTTTTCTAAGGCAGTATATAAATACCCGCATTTTATCTTCTCTTCATCACTCAAGACAGTTTCTTTCCACGAAGCATTACCATCGAAGTAACTCTTTAATCTTTTCATAAGATCAAGTTCAATAACTGATTTTGGTGTTGTTGCAAACATCATATTTCATCCCCATTATTTCAATAATATAGATTACAAGTTCATTAATTATTATTTCTATATTCTTTATAAAACACATTTTCAACCCATCGCTTCATATCCTCATTTTCTTTGTAGCCTAACCGATAAGTATCGCGTTTGACATAGTCCAGCGCATCTTTAGTTAGTCTACTTGTAGTTACTATAAGAGCCTTAGTAGCGTTATTATCTTCACGTATTGCTGATAGCTCCCTAACTTGATTAAGATGGACATAATTATTGACACCATATTTTTTGGCTTGCCAAATAGATTTAATTTCACCAATAATTTCATGATGTTTACAAGCTATAACATCAATCCCTCCGTCACGAGTTGCTTTAGTTAGTCTCACTTTCCATCCTTCACTTTCTAATAAATGACCAACTAACTCTTCAAAAGTTCGCCAGTTCATTTCTGATAAAAGTTTCCCCTTATTTATTAATTCCATGGCAAGTAGTATAGAAGTTGGATATGTTTTAAACCATAATGGAGATTCTTCTTTTTTAGCATGCCATATTTCAGTAATAGACGAACTCTTGTTTATCTTATCAATAAATAAATTGTCAATCCCTGTCCACGCACTAACACATTCAATGCTATGTGAGTTAAGTGGAGACGTTCTAAAATAGGCTTTTCTATTTTTTGTTTGTGATATGTATATAATTGGAACATGGCAACTTGCACATCTCGCCAATCCTCTGTACTCTTCTTTATAAGCTGTTATATTTAATGTTCTATGCCTTTCTGCTAAATAAAAAACATTCACTATATCACCTCGATTGAATTCATTTTAGGTACAAATTAATTTCCATCCCCCAAATGAAGCTTTAGTGACCTTAGCTTGAGAGTAGTGTTAATATTGGATGCCCAACAGAATGGCGCCTACGCTATTTTTTATTTTTGTTATAT
Above is a genomic segment from Paenibacillus sp. HWE-109 containing:
- a CDS encoding HD domain-containing protein → MMFATTPKSVIELDLMKRLKSYFDGNASWKETVLSDEEKIKCGYLYTALEKLISISFLPILNRTNSQEMKFFTMHDENHGLKVAHLMWNLIAPSRRQMLTPPEIALMTASAFFHDLGMALSENDRAARLDSNSDLWDRLSPQEQNNMEILRQNIGDINLSETDRRIAQEKLLVAEEALLCLDTRERHGLTERYTELINELQRLHLLNEASLPDIKTSLTFDGVSFLNKLIDICVSHNQPASVLVEHEEHNPGVLRFSEMYPVGCANVDLQLVAAALRLADIMDFDRERTPAVLFHYLLPETLSILESRSVFEWSKHLAISNWEVGDYCTVYRGHCSSHIVHHGIIQFCSDIQSEILFTRQTFESMHRPWPFALPDKVEAKLVENGYSYAPYNFQLDQNRIYQLLMGKGIYSKPIVAIRELIQNAVDACLLQDSYMELHDKYYKRGNAGKIIIRYEEGTKDHPLPRLTVLDKGVGMDKYVLEKWFLNVGSSYYSSNEFNAHRTQLRKHNIDFAPVSEFGIGFLSTFLLSERVEVETAMWDSPRGDHVKRNLQIDGPTRLIRYLETKNEGHGRFKGTRITMVLSKGNQVNENLPPRWDQIKDYLEEVCLQLPYRLEVEYIRSDGRVTNEHIDPISMKVILPYFLEEQSIRINVDDQTSGLKGQIAIFNPRLAEKLQKQILQGKPEILVKNREEEFYHNLGDGQKSIMIRAGFKIGQAIGLPGTLDGPAARAILSLPWESMKTLRYPIPNLSRESVNEDKYFKEQVIRIWLSYIIENSEQFDKNFIKQLIIKDNTTPFSDGFIKSYWLEKYNAFEMYSFSKIILCEEKFATEDMIEKWEQRIGDPLPFKQGLVTDYVCYFIIRLILPHICEVLVGEENTKLLPPAQDWKRILKNNKQFITKPKRWGLFAAFENEINDYFYYKVAFSSSYFNTNYRERLEGFTEEDITELYKMIENIDFAIKYGRKIDLSKFQETLLSRANKLIGDLACGSKKDGKWRIGDLLR
- a CDS encoding restriction endonuclease, with the translated sequence MNVFYLAERHRTLNITAYKEEYRGLARCASCHVPIIYISQTKNRKAYFRTSPLNSHSIECVSAWTGIDNLFIDKINKSSSITEIWHAKKEESPLWFKTYPTSILLAMELINKGKLLSEMNWRTFEELVGHLLESEGWKVRLTKATRDGGIDVIACKHHEIIGEIKSIWQAKKYGVNNYVHLNQVRELSAIREDNNATKALIVTTSRLTKDALDYVKRDTYRLGYKENEDMKRWVENVFYKEYRNNN